Proteins encoded together in one Gigantopelta aegis isolate Gae_Host chromosome 8, Gae_host_genome, whole genome shotgun sequence window:
- the LOC121379671 gene encoding neuromedin-K receptor-like yields the protein MYIFPSTGDLLCRIVNFFPLFCIMVSIYSMVTISFERRRAIVLSMDQNPMKIIKMVLPALWIGSFAVCIPTIIEYKEFTIFDNVLNQTEWRCGSIQSSTYSIINAFMLMFVAYIIPLVLVIINYIVIIRFLWETGEDTGATNQRRIVAKNRMKIIKMMVIAAALFAVSWAPYFAILAIESIESTLETSSGSLPHIFLTVVYYKNQFWFSITHLLDSQSSLLQKPVLVLYHTSFLQSIKSTTETSSGSLSHIYLTVDYCRNQFWFSITYLLDGSLLQKRVLVLCHTSS from the exons ATGTATATATTTCCTTCCACAGGAGACCTGCTGTGTCGCATCGTCAACTTCTTCCCTCTGTTCTGTATCATGGTGTCCATCTACTCCATGGTGACCATCTCGTTTGAAAGGCGTCGAGCGATCGTCTTGTCCATGGACCAGAACCCCATGAAGATCATAAAGATGGTTCTACCAGCGCTCTGGATCGGGTCCTTCGCCGTGTGTATCCCGACTATCATCGAGTACAAAGAATTCACGATATTCGACAATGTCCTCAATCAGACCGAATGGCGGTGTGGCAGTATTCAGTCGAGTACTTACTCTATCATCAATGCTTTCATGTTGATGTTCGTTGCCTACATTATTCCACTGGTTTTGGTTATAATAAACTACATTGTTATAATCAG GTTTCTATGGGAAACGGGTGAAGACACCGGGGCTACAAATCAGCGTCGAATAGTGGCCAAAAACAGAATGAAGATAATCAAGATGATGGTTATAGCCGCCGCTCTGTTCGCAGTATCATGGGCGCCATACTTCGCGATCCTTGCTATCGag TCAATCGAGTCTACTTTAGAAACCAGTTCTGGTTCTCTACCACACATCTTCTTGACAGTAGTCTACTACAAAAATCAGTTCTGGTTCTCTATCACACATCTTCTTGACAGTCAATCGAGTCTACTGCAGAAACCAGTTCTGGTTCTCTACCACACATCTTTTTTACAGTCAATCAAGTCTACTACAGAAACCAGTTCTGGTTCTCTATCACACATCTACTTGACAGTAGACTACTGCAGAAACCAGTTCTGGTTCTCTATCACATATCTTCTTGACGGTAGTCTACTACAGAAACGAGTTCTGGTTCTCTGTCACACATCTTCTTGA